A region of Ochotona princeps isolate mOchPri1 chromosome 2, mOchPri1.hap1, whole genome shotgun sequence DNA encodes the following proteins:
- the GPX7 gene encoding glutathione peroxidase 7, which yields MVAAVAVAWLLLWAAACAQREQDFYDFKVVNIRGKLVSLEKYRGTVSLVVNVASQCGFTDQNYRDLQQLQRDLGPRHFNVLAFPCNQFGQQEPDSNKEIESFARSTYSVSFPMFSKVAVTGTGAHPAFKYLIETSGKEPTWNFWKYLVAPDGKVIGAWDPTVPVEEIRPHITALVRKLILRNREDL from the exons ATGGTGGCGGCAGTGGCGGTGGcgtggctgctgctgtgggccGCGGCCTGCGCGCAGCGAGAGCAGGACTTCTACGACTTCAAAGTGGTCAACATTCGGGGAAAGCTGGTGTCACTGGAGAAGTACCGCGGCACA GTGTCTCTGGTGGTGAACGTGGCTAGCCAGTGCGGCTTCACAGACCAGAACTACCGagacctgcagcagctgcagagggACCTGGGTCCCCGCCACTTCAACGTGCTTGCCTTCCCCTGCAACCAGTTTGGCCAGCAGGAGCCCGACAGCAACAAGGAGATTGAGAGCTTTGCCCGCAGCACCTACAGCGTCTCTTTCCCCATGTTCAGTAAGGTAGCTGTCACAGGCACTGGTGCCCACCCTGCCTTCAAGTACCTGATAG aGACTTCTGGGAAGGAGCCCACCTGGAACTTCTGGAAGTACCTGGTGGCCCCAGACGGAAAGGTCATCGGGGCCTGGGACCCCACTGTGCCCGTGGAGGAGATCCGGCCCCACATCACAGCGCTGGTGAGGAAGCTCATCCTACGGAACCGGGAAGACCTCTAG